One genomic region from Lepisosteus oculatus isolate fLepOcu1 chromosome 20, fLepOcu1.hap2, whole genome shotgun sequence encodes:
- the LOC102696607 gene encoding receptor-interacting serine/threonine-protein kinase 2 isoform X1, with protein sequence MRYNINGNNVFFQVRMAQHSFLPTIPEQDVVKVVLTPTSSGSCLKGSYSRTGRQVCIKVLSVHRPAEREWSEQFQEIEQVRRIRSDRVLAPLGVYKTHHFLGLVSEWMSGGSLHTLLNERQRYPELTVPLLLRILLDVAEGLSHLHGIPLSHQALKPNNILLDAQYRAKVCDYGLLQWKKWNLKSVRDDCNGHWIRDLVYLSPEVLRGETPAIEGDLYSFGMVMWETLNRRQAYEGIGQPRALPLSVQSGMGPGIGEEAVAAGVPQCRALSQLMALCWSRDPASRPRATDCLLVLRSAIEAFHPDSIAGAVLQLNESKERALLYGKDQSFQELQVEIHNLETSGCCGDSKNPGNKTVLLEKVQTLSSASQRTRPQNQSSPPSAQGSPPTACHRECWIPACTSLLKPPCQSAQASLPQGPSRRGETRCSPPPKMNPPPFRAPVLPRNLPLERPRHCSVDSLPGKSCCQILQDRRESIVRGLTEGGLNKILDMLRSRQLLTPEAYELVRAARTLADRTRSLLDTCVCLGERAAELLVVALGLVSASVSRSPAPLFQ encoded by the exons atgcgttacaatattaatggcaacaatgttttttttcag GTGAGAATGGCCCAGCACAGCTTTCTGCCCACAATCCCAGAGCAGGATGTGGTGAAGGTGGTTCTGACCCCAACCAGCTCGGGCTCCTGCCTGAAGGGCAGCTACAGCAGAACAGGGAGACAGGTGTGCATCAAGGTGTTGTCTGTCCACAGACCTGCAGAGAG GGAGTGGAGTGAGCAATTTCAGGAGATTGAACAGGTGCGACGGATCAGGTCAGACCGGGTTCTGGCTCCTTTGGGAGTATACAAGACCCATCACTTCCTGGGCCTGGTGTCGGAGTGGATGAGTGGAGGGTCTCTCCACACCCTCCTTAATGAG CGCCAGCGTTATCCTGAATTGACTGTACCTCTACTTCTCCGAATCCTGCTGGATGTTGCAGAGGGTCTTTCCCACCTGCACGGAATACCTCTTTCTCACCAGGCCCTGAAGCCTAACAATATCCTGCTGGACGCTCAGTATCGGGCAAAG GTCTGTGACTATGGCTTGTTGCAGTGGAAAAAATGGAACTTGAAGTCCGTGCGTGATGACTGTAATGGACATTGGATTAGGGACCTGGTGTATTTGTCACCAGAAGTCCTTAGAGGGGAAACACCTGCCATAGAGGGAGATCTGTACAG CTTTGGCATGGTCATGTGGGAGACCCTCAACAGAAGACAGGCCTATGAAG GTATCGGCCAGCCGCGGGCGCTGCCGCTGTCTGTGCAGAGTGGCATGGGGCCTGGCATCGGAGAGGAGGCGGTGGCTGCCGGGGTGCCCCAGTGCCGGGCCCTCTCCCAGCTCATGGCCCTCTGCTGGAGCCGCGACCCTGCCTCTCGTCCCCGGGCAACAG ACTGCCTGCTGGTGCTCCGTAGTGCCATAGAGGCCTTCCACCCAGACTCGATAGCCGGGGCTGTCCTCCAGCTGAACGAGAGCAAG GAGAGGGCGCTGTTGTATGGGAAAGACCAGTCATTTCAGGAGCTGCAGGTGGAGATACACAATCTGGAG ACTTCCGGTTGCTGCGGTGACTCAAAAAATCCTGGCAATAAGACTGTCCTGCTGGAAAAGGTGCAGACCCTGTCTTCTGCATCGCAGAGGACAAGACCCCAAAACCAGTCATCGCCCCCATCAGCACAAGGCAGCCCTCCGACTGCCTGTCATAGAG aGTGCTGGATCCCAGCCTGCACCTCTTTGTTGAAGCCACCTTGTCAAAGTGCTCAAGCCTCCCTGCCTCAGGGCCCTTCCAGGAGAGGGGAGACCAGATGCAGCCCCCCTCCTAAGATGAACCCCCCACCCTTTCGCGCCCCCGTGCTGCCCAGAAATCTCCCCCTGGAGCGGCCCAGACACTGCTCTGTGG ACTCGCTCCCTGGGAAGAGCTGCTGCCAGATCCTGCAGGACCGCCGAGAGTCCATCGTGCGGGGGCTGACGGAGGGGGGGCTGAACAAAATCCTGGACATGCTGCGCTCCAGACAGCTGCTGACCCCAGAGGCCTATGAGCTCGTCAGGGCCGCCCGGACCCTGGCAGACCGGACGCGCTCCCTGCTGGACACCTGCGTGTGTCTCGGGGAGCGCGCGGCCGAGCTGCTGGTGGTGGCGCTGGGTCTCGTGTCGGCCTCGGTCTCCCGCAGCCCCGCCCCTCTCTTCCAGTGA
- the LOC102696607 gene encoding receptor-interacting serine/threonine-protein kinase 2 isoform X2: protein MAQHSFLPTIPEQDVVKVVLTPTSSGSCLKGSYSRTGRQVCIKVLSVHRPAEREWSEQFQEIEQVRRIRSDRVLAPLGVYKTHHFLGLVSEWMSGGSLHTLLNERQRYPELTVPLLLRILLDVAEGLSHLHGIPLSHQALKPNNILLDAQYRAKVCDYGLLQWKKWNLKSVRDDCNGHWIRDLVYLSPEVLRGETPAIEGDLYSFGMVMWETLNRRQAYEGIGQPRALPLSVQSGMGPGIGEEAVAAGVPQCRALSQLMALCWSRDPASRPRATDCLLVLRSAIEAFHPDSIAGAVLQLNESKERALLYGKDQSFQELQVEIHNLETSGCCGDSKNPGNKTVLLEKVQTLSSASQRTRPQNQSSPPSAQGSPPTACHRECWIPACTSLLKPPCQSAQASLPQGPSRRGETRCSPPPKMNPPPFRAPVLPRNLPLERPRHCSVDSLPGKSCCQILQDRRESIVRGLTEGGLNKILDMLRSRQLLTPEAYELVRAARTLADRTRSLLDTCVCLGERAAELLVVALGLVSASVSRSPAPLFQ, encoded by the exons ATGGCCCAGCACAGCTTTCTGCCCACAATCCCAGAGCAGGATGTGGTGAAGGTGGTTCTGACCCCAACCAGCTCGGGCTCCTGCCTGAAGGGCAGCTACAGCAGAACAGGGAGACAGGTGTGCATCAAGGTGTTGTCTGTCCACAGACCTGCAGAGAG GGAGTGGAGTGAGCAATTTCAGGAGATTGAACAGGTGCGACGGATCAGGTCAGACCGGGTTCTGGCTCCTTTGGGAGTATACAAGACCCATCACTTCCTGGGCCTGGTGTCGGAGTGGATGAGTGGAGGGTCTCTCCACACCCTCCTTAATGAG CGCCAGCGTTATCCTGAATTGACTGTACCTCTACTTCTCCGAATCCTGCTGGATGTTGCAGAGGGTCTTTCCCACCTGCACGGAATACCTCTTTCTCACCAGGCCCTGAAGCCTAACAATATCCTGCTGGACGCTCAGTATCGGGCAAAG GTCTGTGACTATGGCTTGTTGCAGTGGAAAAAATGGAACTTGAAGTCCGTGCGTGATGACTGTAATGGACATTGGATTAGGGACCTGGTGTATTTGTCACCAGAAGTCCTTAGAGGGGAAACACCTGCCATAGAGGGAGATCTGTACAG CTTTGGCATGGTCATGTGGGAGACCCTCAACAGAAGACAGGCCTATGAAG GTATCGGCCAGCCGCGGGCGCTGCCGCTGTCTGTGCAGAGTGGCATGGGGCCTGGCATCGGAGAGGAGGCGGTGGCTGCCGGGGTGCCCCAGTGCCGGGCCCTCTCCCAGCTCATGGCCCTCTGCTGGAGCCGCGACCCTGCCTCTCGTCCCCGGGCAACAG ACTGCCTGCTGGTGCTCCGTAGTGCCATAGAGGCCTTCCACCCAGACTCGATAGCCGGGGCTGTCCTCCAGCTGAACGAGAGCAAG GAGAGGGCGCTGTTGTATGGGAAAGACCAGTCATTTCAGGAGCTGCAGGTGGAGATACACAATCTGGAG ACTTCCGGTTGCTGCGGTGACTCAAAAAATCCTGGCAATAAGACTGTCCTGCTGGAAAAGGTGCAGACCCTGTCTTCTGCATCGCAGAGGACAAGACCCCAAAACCAGTCATCGCCCCCATCAGCACAAGGCAGCCCTCCGACTGCCTGTCATAGAG aGTGCTGGATCCCAGCCTGCACCTCTTTGTTGAAGCCACCTTGTCAAAGTGCTCAAGCCTCCCTGCCTCAGGGCCCTTCCAGGAGAGGGGAGACCAGATGCAGCCCCCCTCCTAAGATGAACCCCCCACCCTTTCGCGCCCCCGTGCTGCCCAGAAATCTCCCCCTGGAGCGGCCCAGACACTGCTCTGTGG ACTCGCTCCCTGGGAAGAGCTGCTGCCAGATCCTGCAGGACCGCCGAGAGTCCATCGTGCGGGGGCTGACGGAGGGGGGGCTGAACAAAATCCTGGACATGCTGCGCTCCAGACAGCTGCTGACCCCAGAGGCCTATGAGCTCGTCAGGGCCGCCCGGACCCTGGCAGACCGGACGCGCTCCCTGCTGGACACCTGCGTGTGTCTCGGGGAGCGCGCGGCCGAGCTGCTGGTGGTGGCGCTGGGTCTCGTGTCGGCCTCGGTCTCCCGCAGCCCCGCCCCTCTCTTCCAGTGA
- the LOC102696417 gene encoding adhesion G-protein coupled receptor G5-like, whose product MDDVHWVRILRLLLLSVCFIQVLGERDFRFCGTWQHRNGPLHLQSNLRRGCSELNITAGSSTLEISGEIMGHCENSRNISLPGVQAADVHFCVYWDGFLDLLQVEFSNINYTLCGPGGFQKDCCTGLSLTSNIRSSSSFGISNGSIRGDVIELKRQDKYSFRGEQSNCVKDVCKEARRQDMKTLNRVDVIEEALMKANISGAVDLQCATAVVRKIEKDKSYNIGIPAQCQAPSCKPPAIYIPPSLMASKSRKSAKVVCTYYNDFPLFQGTNKSKILNSEVVGITVENEVISDLHDPVIITFHHYEPVPTNMSRKCVFWDMTKVKEDTWNDFGCVTKEKSKEETECHCNHLTYFAVLLEINEGPVQHLVALTWVTYFGCAVTSISCVILIVLYARQRTSSSDTSALVHCNFTVALLLLNVLFLLNWPLATLENKSLCTFVAFTQHYSLLCSFTWMSIEAYNAFRLVYNVLNFYVKNYIPILCLVGYGLPLVVVLVLVSIPDVYGLHRIRSAENTETLMCWITTPLVHYITNVSFFLVIFILNLAMLVYITNTIQKRGPWKENRIMLISVWGLTCLFGTTWGLAFLNFGALRVLAQIAFCIINSLQGFFLCVRFFLLRHTMRTRSLQDSTSGSVKQSMLSGPESTGE is encoded by the exons ATGGATGATGTACACTGGGTGAGGATACTAAGGCTTCTCCTTCTCTCTGTGTGCTTCATACAGG TTCTGGGGGAGAGGGACTTCAGGTTTTGTGGCACGTGGCAGCACAGAAATGGACCCCTGCATCTTCAGTCTAACTTGAGGCGTGGCTGCAGCGAACTTAACATCACTGCAGGCAGTAGCACCCTGGAAATCAGTGGAGAGATCATGGGGCATTGCGAAaattcaagaaacatttcactGCCTGGAGTACAAGCTGCTGACGTGCATTTCTGTGTGTACTGGGATGGGTTCCTTGACCTTCTGCAGGTTGAATTCAGCAATATTAACTACACTCTGTGTGGACCCGGGGGTTTTCAAAAGGACTGCTGCACAGGACTGTCTCTAACTAGCAATATACGCTCATCTAGCAGCTTTGGGATTTCAAATGGGAGTATTCGTGGAGATGTAATAGAGTTAAAACGTCAAGACAAATACTCTTTCCGAGGAGAACAATCTAATTGTG tCAAAGACGTCTGCAAAGAGGCAAGGCGGCAGGATATGAAGACATTAAATCGAGTTGATGT GATAGAAGAAGCCCTAATGAAGGCAAACATCTCTGGAGCTGTGGACTTACAGTGTGCCACAGCTGTGGTCAGGAAGATAGAGAAAGATAAAAGCTATAACATCGGCATACCC GCTCAATGCCAGGCACCCTCTTGTAAGCCTCCTGCCATCTACATCCCTCCATCTCTGATGGCCTCAAAATCCAGAAAGTCTGCCAAGGTGGTCTGCACATACTACAATGATTTTCCTCTTTTCcag GGCACCAACAAGAGCAAGATTCTCAACAGCGAGGTTGTGGGAATCACAGTGGAAAATGAAGTCATCTCTGATCTACATGACCCGGTTATCATCACCTTTCATCACTATGAGCCAGTGCCC acaAATATGTCACGGAAATGTGTATTCTGGGACATGACGAAAG TAAAAGAAGACACCTGGAATGATTTTGGGTGTGTAACAAAAGAGAAGTCCAAGGAGGAAACTGAATGCCATTGCAATCATCTCACCTATTTTGCAGTTCTGCTG GAAATAAACGAGGGGCCGGTGCAGCATCTTGTGGCCTTGACTTGGGTGACGTACTTTGGCTGTGCTGTCACCTCCATCAGCTGTGTCATCCTCATTGTCCTCTACGCACGACAAAG GACAAGTTCCAGTGACACGTCCGCACTGGTCCACTGTAATTTCACAGTGGCCCTGCTTCTTCTCAACGTGCTCTTCCTATTGAACTGGCCATTAGCTACGCTGGAGAACAAGAGCTTGTGCACCTTTGTGGCTTTTACCCAGCATTACTCCCTGCTCTGTTCTTTCACCTGGATGAGCATCGAGGCCTACAACGCCTTTAGGCTGGTGTATAATGTGCTGAACTTCTACGTAAAAAACTACATTCCAATACTTTGCCTGGTGGGATACG GATTGCCATTGGTGGTGGTTCTCGTGCTCGTTTCGATTCCGGATGTCTATGGCCTGCACCGCATCCgttctgctgaaaacactgaAACCCTGAT GTGCTGGATTACGACGCCTCTGGTGCACTACATCACAAACGTCTCCTTCTTCTTGGTGATCTTCATCCTTAACCTGGCCATGCTGGTGTACATTACTAATACTATTCAGAAAAGGGGACCCTGGAAGGAAAATCGGATCATGCTCATCAGCGTCTGGGGGCTCACCTGCCTGTTTGGAACCACCTGGGGGCTGGCCTTCTTAAATTTTGGGGCCTTACGTGTGTTGGCCCAGATTGCGTTTTGTATAATAAACTCCCTTCAAG gttTTTTCCTCTGTGTGCGATTCTTCTTGTTACGACACACCATGAGGACCCGTTCGTTACAGGACAGCACCTCGGGATCTGTGAAGCAAAGCATGCTGTCAGGCCCAGAGTCCACTGGGGAGTGA